DNA sequence from the Chryseobacterium indicum genome:
AAAAAGTTTAAACAAGCTTACAATAAAAAAACAAAAAACATTGAAAAAATATTATTCGAGAAAACTGAAACTTTTAAAATTTAAGAAATTAAATCTTGAAGAGATCGGAAAATCCGTTCACAGAGTCCTGTTTTCTCAAAAATTTGAAAATGAAAAAGTAGAAAGACTGCATGATTTTGTCTCTGAAAATGACAGCAATACAGAATATTGGTACATCGGAGGATTATTAAGTGATTTCATCGAAATCATTAAAAATTTCCACAAAGAAGATGTCGAATATTTCTTTAAAACCATTCATTTCTGGGACAGCTATCATTTGGTGGTGATTGCCGATAAATTACTCGACAGCAACGTAAAAGCCGGTGTGAAATATGATTTCGGAATCGTTTACTGTAAAATTTTCTGCCTGTATGAGAAATTCGATTCTTATTATCTTGTTGATAATCTTGAAATTGCGATTACCATGTACAACTCGAAATTAGATTTAGATATTTTAATAGATTTAACTGCAAAACTGCATCTGCTGTATCAGAACAGACAGATCAGCAGACAGCAGTTTGATTATAACCTTTCACTGATAAATACATTACAAAATGAATTATAGAAACCCCGACGAACACGGATATTATGGAGAATTCGGAGGCGCTTTCATCCCGGAAATGCTCTACCCGAACGTAGAGGAACTGCAAAAAAACTATCTTGACATTATTGAATCTGAAGATTTTCAACAGGAATATCAGGATTTGTTAAAAAATTACGTAGGACGTGCAACACCATTGTATTTTGCGAAAAATTTAAGCCAAAAGTACAACACCAGAATTTACTTAAAAAGAGAAGATCTCAACCACACCGGAGCGCACAAAATCAATAACGCTTTAGGACAGGTTTTGTTGGCAAAACGTCTCGGTAAAAACAGAATCATTGCTGAAACCGGAGCCGGACAGCACGGCGTTGCCACCGCTACAGCCTGCGCGCTTTTAGGGCTGGAATGCATTGTTTACATGGGCGAAGTCGATATCCAGAGACAGGCTCCCAATGTCGCAAGAATGAAAATGCTCGGCGCAAAAGTCGTTCCCGCAACTTCAGGTTCCAAAACACTGAAAGACGCTGTAAATGAAGCCTTAAGAGACTGGATCAACAATCCCGTCACCACTCATTACGTGATCGGAAGTGTGGTCGGTCCGCATCCTTTTCCGGATCTTGTGGCGAGATTTCAGAGTGTGATTTCAAAAGAGATAAAAGAACAGCTTCTGGAACAGACCGGAAGAGAAAATCCTGATTACATCATTGCCTGTGTTGGAGGCGGAAGCAATGCAGCAGGCGCTTTTTATCATTTTGTAAACGAAAAAGACGTGAAAATTATTGCTGCTGAAGCAGGAGGTTTCGGCGTAGAATCCGGAAAATCTGCCGCGACAACTTTTCTGGGAACTTTAGGCATTCTTCACGGAAGCAAAAGCCTTGTGATGCAGACCAATGACGGACAGGTTATTGAGCCCCACTCCATTTCCGCAGGGCTGGATTATCCCGGAATCGGACCTTTTCACGCGAATTTGTTCAGAGAACAAAGAGCAGAATTTTTCAGCATCAACGACGATGAAGCCCTGAAATCAGCATTTGAGCTCACCAAACTCGAAGGCATCATTCCCGCTCTGGAAAGTTCTCACGCGCTCGCGGTTTTCGACAAAAAGAAATTTAACGAAGACGATATTGTGGTCATTTGTCTCAGCGGTCGCGGAGATAAAGATATGGAAACCTATCTGAAACATTTGTAAAATAATTCGGGCGATAATTTCCGTCTTCCACTCCCGCTTTTTTGTTCCGCTTTGCTGCACAAAAAGAGCTCCGTTCAAGCCGGATCGCATCGTCTACATCAAAAATAATTTTTGTCATTACAAAGAACTGATGAACTTACACTTTATTTAACCATAAAAATCATAAAAGATAAACTAAATGATTAGTGTTTATCAATAAAAAGATCACAACAGCTTTCAAAAAATCTTTGATTTTTACACTTTTGAAAGCGAATGTTATCAACCTTATCTTTATAAATATCTTTTGCACCTTTTGCGGTTAAAATAAAAACCATTTTAAGCAGATCTTTACAAAATGACATCATTAAAAAGCATTTTTAAATGAAAAAACTAAATATATACTTCACCGCAGGAATTCCCGAACTGGAAAATACTGCTGAAATCATACAGGTAATTCAGGATTCCGGCGCAGAGATGATCGAAATCGGGATGCCGTATTCAGATCCTGTTGCAGACGGTCCCGTTATTCAGCAGGCTCATGAATTAGCCCTGAAAAACGGAATGACCATCGAAAAACTGTTCTCACAACTGAAATCCATTAAAAACGAGATAAAAGTTCCTTTAATTTTAATGGGCTACATCAATCCGGTGCTGCGTTTCGGATTTGAAGAATTCTGTGCAGCATGTTCGGAAAGCGGAGTTTCAGGATTAATTATTCCCGATCTCCCTCCCATTGAATTCGAGAAAAATTACCAGAAAATTTTAGCAAAATACCATCTGAATTTCACCTTTCTGGTGACTCCCGAAACTTCGGACGAAAGAATTTTATACCTCGATTCCTTAAGTTCCGGCTTTTTGTATGCGGTAAGTTCATCTTCAACCACCGGAAACGATCAGGCTGTTCTCAAAAACGAGGAATATCTTTCAAGATTAGCTTCACTTCCTTTGAAAAATCCGGTGATGATCGGTTTTGGAATCAAATCAAAAGAAGACTTCGAAAATGTAACCGAAAAAGCGGATGGCGGAATCATCGGAACTGCTTTCGTCAACATTTTACTTCAAAATAGAGACTGGAAGACCAAAGCTATAGATTTCATCCATTCCATTAAAGCCTAAAAATCACTAAATTTGTGTATTCAAAAAATGATATGAATACAATTCAGAATAAAGTAGTAGAATTTGAAGACTTAGGAACGCGGGAATATCAGTCGGCTTGGGATTATCAGGAATCTCTGATGAAAAACATCATAGATCTGAAAATTAAAAACCGCGATCTTCCTGCGGAACAGCACAACGAAACGCCCAATCATTTTCTTCTCGTGGAACATCCTCATGTGTATACACTGGGAAAAAGCGGGCATGAAGAAAATATGCTTGCCGGAATTGATAAACTGAAAGAGATTGATGCCACTTTCGTAAAGGTAAACCGCGGCGGAGATATTACGTATCACGGTTACGGACAGATTGTAGGCTATCCTATTTTAGACCTTGAAAATTTCTTCACGGATATTCATAAATACATGAGAAATCTGGAAGAAGTCATCATCAGAACCATTGCCGAATATGGATTGAAAGGCGAACGTTCTCCCGGAGAAACAGGAGTCTGGCTGGATGTGGGAAAACCTTACGCGAGAAAGATCTGTGCAATGGGTGTAAAAGCTTCCCGCTGGGTAACTTTACACGGATTTGCCTTAAATGTAAACACGGATATGCGTTATTTTGAATACATCATTCCGTGCGGAATTAAAGACAAACAGGTAACTTCCTTAAAAAGAGAACTGGAAAGAGAACTCACTCCTGAAGAAATGGAAGATATTAAGGCTAAAATAAGAAAGCATTTTACGGAGGTTTTCGAAGCGGAACTTATTGCTAAGTAATTTTTACTAAATAACATTTCCCTGCATATTGCGATGTGCAGGGATTTTTAATTAAAAAATCAATATTAGAAGTACGTTCGGCGTTCCGTAGGAACGCTATCTTTAGAAAATCATATTAATTTATCGCAAAGAAAAACAAAAGATTTTTCTACTTATTGAAACTTCGCAAGCTAAACAAGGGCACTTCGTTTATGTAAAAAAGACAAAAAAGGTATTACTTTGATAAGTTTTACGCCTTTGTATATCTTAAAAGCTGAATTCTTGATAATTAATCTCTTTGTTTAACCTTGCGGTTAAGAAGACTTATCCCGAACTCACCTTAAATAGAAAAACAGAAAGATTTCAGCCGAAACTTATTATCAATTTTGCCTAACCTAACCTTGATTGGTAATCTTCGCATCAGACTGAAGTTCGGTAAGAGTGATAAAACATAAGCAATTTATGCCCTATTAATTTCATCATACTCACGTTGAACACTTTCGCCCGATTTAATTTTTCCATTATTCATCGGTAATCTGAATGCATGATAAAATTTCTTAAAAATTTTCAATTTTATATTCAATTTTTTACTACTTTTAAGATCACAACGCAGTGAACTATCAATAACAAACTGCAAATTATTAACCACAAAAATTAAAACTATGAAAAAATTTCTGCTATCCGCAATGGCTTTTGTGATGGTGCTTTCCTCCAATGCCTGTTCAGATTCCAGTGCCAATCAGGATCCGAATCTCGTTGTAAAAGAAACCAATGAAAATGCCATGAGAGACTTTGGCAGCACTATTCCGGTAGGGATCCAGAAGGAAGGCAATGTACTGAAAGTTTCTTTCATTATTTCTGCGCAGTTCTATGAAATTAAAGACAGCAAAGAAAATGAAGTCTTCATCTCAATGATTCAATCAGCGGTCGAAAATGAAACTCCGGTTCATGTTTTCCTGAAAAAAAATTCCAACGAAATTGCCAAAGTTGAAAAAGCAACCGATGAAGATGTTACTTACTTTAAATCTATCTTCACCAAAGAAACTCAAAGCGAAACCAGCAAAGCAGTAAGTGTAATTCCGAATCAGGCGACTCTGAACAATCTTTTCACACAGATCAAAAATCAGTCCTGCGGAACTTCTACAGCTTCTTCACCATGTATCACGTTCAGATATGCGGTGGACGGATGTTATGCAAGAGCTCATAAAATGAGACAGATCCTTCTGAATGCAGGTTATGACTGCGAAAAACAATTTGTCTACGGAAATCTGAAAGCTTCTACAGGAACATGCTGTGTTTCGTGGGGATATCACGTAGCCATCTTGGTAAGCTTTAAAAATGCTTCCGGTGTAGTGGAGAAAAGAATTATAGATCCTTCTCTTTTCACCTCTGGACCGGTAACCGATGTTACATGGAGAAATGCATGCGTAAATACAAGCTGCGGCTCTGCCTCTGTTTCGTCTTATGCTAATACGGCAGGAAATGTATATTACAGAAGTCCGTCCGGTTCGCTGCTTTATGACAACAATTATATAAATACAAATTGTGTTCTGACAACGTTTTCAACATTATCCGGATGCTCTCCTGTTCCGGCTCCAAGTGTAGCAAGCTGCGGATTCTAACAAATCTTTATATAGCTCCTGCAATTATTTGTTATTTTGCAGGAGCTTTTTTAAATTTTACTTTCATGAAAATCTTAACCTATATTCTCTTCATAATAATGATGGTCATTTCCTGCTCCGGCAATCAGAGTTCACAAAACCTTACGTGGTATAACAATTCGGTGATTAGTGATATTACAGATGATCCGGATCGGCCGCAGGAATTTGCCCGTGTTTCCATAGGAATCAGCGCGCAGGTTTTCTATCTTTCAAAAAAATCTCAGGATTATACTCATCTTATCGAAAAGGCAACTTTAAGTCTTAAAACAAACAAAAAATATGATATTGGCATTGAAAATAAAACCAATATTATCAGACAGATCAAAGACGTAAAATAATCTTTTCATCTCATTATCATTTAATTACGGATATTCCGGCATCAATCCTCAGTTCGGCTCCGTGAATATAAGATGCTTCATCAGAAGCAAGAAAAAGTACTGCTTTTGCTATTTCCGAAGGTTTTCCCTGTCTTTTAAAAGGAATGGCAGGAATAATATGCTGTACCACTTCATCAATCTGTTCTGAATTTAAACCCGTATTATTAAAAATATTGGTTTTGATATGTCCCGGACTGATTCCGTTTACGCGGATTCCCTTGTCCGTAAGCTCAGAAGCAAAAGTCTTAATGAAACTTTGTACTGCCGCTTTTGCCGCAGAATACACAGAAAAATTGGACATCCCGAATTCTGTAACAAAAGAAGTATTAAAAACAACCGAGCTCCCCTCTTTCATTAAAGGAAGCATCTGCTGAACAGTAAAAAAGCTGCCTTTCACCAGCATATTGAAAAGCTCATCAAAGTGATGTTCATTCACATTTTCAATCGAAGCAAATCTTCCGTATCCTGCATTTGCAAATACCAGATCGATATCTTCTGTGAATTTTTCAACTTCATTTCTAAGATTCATCAGGTCGCTTATTTTTCCGGCATCCGAAACAATTCCGAACGCATTTTCGCCTAACTTTTTTACGGTATTTTTTACATTTTCTTCACTTCTTCCGGTGATGATTGCCTTTCCGCCTTCCTGTATAAACTGTTGCGCTGTTGCGAATCCCATTCCGTTGGTTCCACCTGTAATCAGAGCGGTTTTGTTTTTAAATCTCTGCATTGTTTTTGGTTTAAAATTCTTCAGCAAAAATGGAAAGTTCAATCTTCAGAAAAAATCCGATTCCTGCGATGTTTTAAGAAGGTTTTAAAAATTTTTAAATTAAATTTAACAAAATTAAATTGTTTACAATTTAATTTTGCAATATTTTTGCATCATAGTATTCAAATAAAAAAATTAACAAAATGTCATTAATAGAAGATTTAAACTGGAGACACGCTGTAAAAGCATACGATCCAACAAAAAAAGTATCAGAAGAAGATTTAAATAAAATTTTAGAGGCCGCAAGACTCGCTCCTACTTCTTCCGGATTACAGCCTTTCCGTGTGATCGTAGTGGAAAATCAGGAATTAAAAGAAAAAATGGTTCAGGGTGCGTTGAATCCTGAAGTGATGAGAGATTCTTCTCATGTTTTGGTTTTCGCGGCATGGGACAGCTACTCCGATGAGAAAATCGATAAAGTGTACGATCATCACACCGATGTAAGAGATTTGCCGAGAGGAAGATTTTCAAGCTACACCGATAAAATTAAAGAAATCTACGGTGCGCAGACTCCTGAAGAACATTTCGCGCATACTGCAAGACAAACGTATATTGCTTTAGGACTTGCAATGGCTCAGGCTGCGGAACTTAAAGTAGACAGCACTCCTGCAGAAGGTTTCAGCAATGAAGTGGTGGATGAAATTTTGGGCTTGAGAGATTTAGGCTTAAAAAGTGTGAGTTTACTGTATTTAGGATACAGAGACGAGAAAAACGACTGGCTGTCGCACATGAAAAAAGTAAGAATTCCAATGGAAGAATTCATCATCAAAAAATAAAATCATAATTGTCAGTAATTTATCGTCATTGAAGAACCTTTGAGTTTTTTGCTAAGTGAAAAGTTTATACTGAGCCTGTCGAAGTAGCTTTGCGAACTTAAAAACGGTTGATACATAAAAAAAATCTTAGCGATTCTTTGTGTTAAAAAGCCTTATGATTAATGACGGATAATTAAATAAAACCTCTTCATTTTTCAGAAATCATGGAAAATCCCGAATTTTTAAAATTAGAAAATCAGCTCTGCTTTCCTTTATACGTTATTGCCAAGGAAATTACGGGGCTTTACCGTCCTTTTCTTGATGAGCTGGATATTACCTATCCGCAGTATCTTGTGATGATGGTGCTTTGGGAACATGACGGACTTCCGGTGAACAGCATCGGCGAAAAGCTGTATCTGGACAGCGGAACGCTTACACCGCTTCTTAAAAGACTTGAAAATAAAGGATTTATCGAAAGAAAAAGAAAAAAAGAAGATGAACGTGTGGTGGAAGTTTTCATCACAGAATCCGGTAGAAATTTACAGGAAAAAGCCTGTGGAATTCCGGAAAAATTATTTCAGAAAATCGGAGCATCGCCTGAAGACTGGAAAGCTCTGAAAGAAAATGTTCAAAAAATATTAACTAAAATAGAAAAATAAATGAAAACTTTGTATACAACAAAAGTAACTGCAACAGGAGGAAGAAACGGACACGTAAAAAGCGAAAACGGAGTTCTTGATCTGGACGTAAAAATGCCTAAAGCTTTAGGCGGAGCCAATGACGATTTCACCAATCCGGAAATGCTTTTCGCAGCAGGATATTCTGCATGTTTCGACAGCGCACTGAACCGAGTAATTTCTTTGTCTAAAGCAAAAACCGGAGAAACTACAGTAACGGCGGAAGTAAGCATCGGACAGTTGGAAAACGGCGGTTTCGGATTGGCGGTTCAGCTTGATGTAAATATTCCTGAAGTTTCTATTGAGGAAGCACAGGCTTTAACAGAGAAAGCGCACCAAATCTGTCCGTACTCTAATGCGACAAGAAATAATATCGAAGTAAAACTTTCAGTTACGAACAACTAATTCAGCGTTTTACGGTATAAATATCAGAATCTGTTTCTTTGGAAGCAGATTTTTTTGTTTAGTAATATGAGAAACATTAAACAGAAATTTGTTTCATCCGAAAAACGTTTATATGTTTGTTGTAAACTCATTTTAAATTTAACCGCAAAAGGTACACAAAAGACTTTATTGGATGTATTCAAGGTATTTCAAAAGTCTGCAAAGAGAAAAAATCTTTGATTTTTTTTAAACTTATGTGCTCTTTTTTCCATTTAAGTAGTAAACTTAAACTAATAAAGTGTTACAATCTTTTGCATCTTTTGCGGTAAAAAAGTTTAAACAGAATTTCTTTAAAAACCATAATCATTTGAAAAAGCTCTTCACCTTATTCATCACAATTGTTAGCTGTCTTCAATTGTATGCTCAACATACGTATGTTTTTTTCGGTTCTTTTAACTGGGAAAAAGAAACGGAGGGAATTTATGTGTATGAATTGAACACGCAAAACGGAAAATTATCAAAAATTACTTCTGTTTCGGGGATTTCAAATCCGTCTTTTCTAGCTTTGTCACCGGACGGAAAATATCTTTTTGCGTGTACGGAAAGCAAAACAAAGAACGGCGGAAGTGTAAGCAGTTTTGAATTTAATCCTGAAAAAAAGACTTTACAGTTCATCAGTAAACAAATCAGCGGTGGTGAAAATCCGGTTTATCTTACAGTTCATCCCAGCGGAAAATGGCTCGTTAACGGAAATTATACGGAAGGAAGTGTTTCTGTTTACCCCATCTCAGAAAACGGAACTCTTGAATCGTTTGTGCAGAATATACAGTTTTCGGAAGGAAGTGTAAATCTCGACAGACAGGATCGTGCACACATCCATTCCACTGCTTTTTCTCCGGATTCCGATTATCTATTTCTGCCTGATCTCGGAGCGGATAAAATTCGCGCCTATCGTTTTAACAATGAAAAAGATACACCTTTGCAGGAAGCTGAAATTCCTTTTATAAAAACAACTTTAGGAGCGGGACCGAGGCATTTTACCTTTCATCCGAATGGAAAATTCGCGTACTGTATTGAAGAAATGGGCGGTGCAGTCAGTGTTTATGCTTACGAAAACGGAAAACTAAAATCGCTTCAGAGGATTTTTACCCATCCTGAAACCTATAAAGAAGATTTTGAAAGTTCTGATGTTCATCTTTCGCCGGACGGAAAGTTTTTGTACGCTTCCAATAGAGGAAAAGAAAATAATATTGTCATTTTTTCGATTCAGGACGATGGAAGTCTGAAAACAATCGGCTATCAGTCTGTAAAAGGGAAACATCCGAGAACATTTAATCTCGATCCAAGCGGACAATTTTTAATCACCGCCAATACGGCAACGAATAATGTTACGGTTTTTAAAAGAAATCCTGAAACCGGTTTGTTGAAAAAAGTCGGAAGAAAAATTAAGATCAGAAATGTTTCGAATGTGCAGATCAGAAGATATTAATTGTATTTTTTTAGGTAATTTCGATTTAACCGCAAAAGCTACAAAAGACAATTAAATGTTTATAGGGATATTCGAAGTTCTCAAAAGAATAAAAATTCCTCTCATCTTTTCTGGTTAATAAAAGTTGAAACAACTTATTGTATCTTTCGAATTATAAAAAGTTACTATATGAAAATGTACATCGTCGTTTTGAATACTGTTCCTGACAAATTAGTTCCTGTAATTACTGCACACGCTTCTTTAGCCTGTTATAAAAACTTTGAGGACAACAAAAATATGATTCAATGGATCAGCGGAATATTCAAAAAAGTAGTTTGTGTCGTAAACGAAACCGAGTTTAACAGTTTTAAAAATGAGACAGATTATGTTTTACTAACGGAATCTTCACTAGACAACAGAGAAGTCGCTTTGGCATTTTGTCCGAGAGAGGAATATCCGAAAAAATTTAAATTTCTGAAAATGTGGACTCCACAGAATATCTGAATTACCTCATCCCAGAATCGCTCTTCTTAAAAGCATCCACTTTCTGATAAGAATCGTTTTTCTCTTTTTCTTTTTTGTCTGAAATTAAAATTCCGAAAAGATGATCGATTTCGTGCTGGAAAATAACGGCTGTAAAACCTTCCACAATTTCTGAATATTTCTGACCTTTTAAATCGACATATTCAAGCTGAATGACTTTGCTTCGGTAGAACTGATCTCTGAAATCGGGAATCGAAAGATCGCCTTCGGGACCTAAATTCTGTAATTCTGATCTCCAGACAATGACAGGATTGATGAAATATTCCAACGGTTCACCTTTTTTATCAAAACGCTGAACCCAGATTACTTTTCTGTTGATTCCGACCTGTGGTGCGGCAATTCCCACTCCGCCATCGGTGGAAAGCAAAGATTCCTTCATTCTGCTGACCAAAACTGCCGTATTTTTATCCAACGGATCGATTTCTGCGGAAAGGCTTAATAACGTCTTGTACTGATTTTCGTCTGTTGTCTGATAAATCGGCAACGCAGAATTTTTATCTCCCTGATTGATAATGGAAATTTCGCTTGGTGTCAGTTTTTGAGCGTTCATCAAACCGATGAAAAGGATGAAAAGAAGGGATATTTTTTTCATTTTTCTGAATGTTTTGCAAAGATAAATATTGCAGGCTAAGTTTTGTATATTTTGGTTGAAACCCAATTAATTTTTTGGTAAAAAGCAATGAAAAATATGCAGACCTCATTGTCTTTTAAACGACTCATTGTCATTCCGACGAAGGAAGAATCTGCTTGAAATTTCTTACACCTTTAATCTAAATAAAAACACAGCTTTTTACTTTTAACTTTTTACCTGGCTCTTTCTCAGTACGTTTTCGTCATATCACTGGGAATGATCAGATTAAAATCGGTGGGAATGTAATCTTTCTCAGGAACTTTTAATTCAGGATTATCCGATTCAAAAACAGAAATGACCGCCATTTTCAGATTCGGATTCTTTTGTTTAATGTACCAGTAAATCCCGCCAAATTCCTTGCTGTGGTAGTTTCCGTTGTAATGGATGAATGTTTTTCCGGATTGCAGATTTTTCAGGATAGATTCTGCCATAGTCGCGTCTTTTATTGCCTGAGCCGAAATAAAATTCATCACTTTGGTTCCGTCTGCGTGATCGCCCATCATCGCTTTCATTTCAGGGTAACCCGGCGTTTCGAGCGTTACTTTTATGGGAAGCTGTGCGATATAAGATTTTTCTTTTTCAGATAAATTATTCAGAGATTCCAGACCTTCTTTGGCGGTTTGAGATGCATATTTTCTGGGAATATTGGTTGCGATGAAGTTCAGCTTTTTTGCTTTGGCAAAATCCACCAAAGGTTTATAATCGGTAGTGAAATTATTCCAGAGTCTTGCGGAATCTTTCAGTGTTTTCGCGTCTATTTTCCCGTTGAGATATTGATTCAGTTGCGGCTGATTGTCTCTTTCGAACATTTCAGCACCTAAAATAAGCAGTCCGTTTTTCTGAGCATACAAACCTTCCGTCACTTTAAGCTGTAACCAGTGGTTGATGGAATTATTATGATTTTCACCGAAGAAAACCACGTCGTAATCAGCCAGTTGTCTGATGAGTTTTTCGGGCTTTATTGATTTTCCTTTTTTGTCGTAAAACTGATAGGCTTTAAATTGCTGTGCCTGAAATGAACAGAAAACAGTAAGAAAAAAGGCAGTGAAAAGGTTTTTCATTTTAATTTGTTTTTTAAACACGAATGGCTTTACAAATATCACGATATAATTTTAATTTTCTGTTGTTTTTTTAAACACGAATGATACAAATGGCTTCACGAATATCACGATATAACTTTAATTTTTTAATGATCCATTGTTTATTTTAACGCGAAGCTTTTTTAAACACTAATATCACAAATGGTTTCACGAATGACACAAGGTAACGTTGATTTATTTTAACGCAAAGTAGATATTTTAAGGTAAATATTTTAAAGTAAGCAAAGTTATTCAGATTTCATCTGTTATTAAGCGAACGTTTTATGATTGCATTTGGCAATGTCTTAGCTGAGTGGCTCGTTCTATCATTTGCTGAACGAAGTGCCATTGCGAACAAAAAAATATGCTCAATTAGGTCAAAAAGACTTCGCGTTCTTCGCGTTAAATATCGTATCCTTTGTGAAAAATATTAGTGCGATTCGTGTTTAAAAAAAAGCTTCGCGTTAAAATAAATCAACGTTACCTTGTGTCATTTGTGAAACCATTCGTGTCATTCGTGTTTAGATAAAAAAAGCCGCCTGTAAAAAACAAAACGGCTTAAAGAAACTATCTAACTATTTCAATTTATTTTTCAAGATCGGCGACGAGGTCTTTCCATTCCTGTAATTCCGGGATTCCGGGTTTTCTTTTTCCGAAAAACTGAACGATAAAATCGCCCTCTTTATTGAAAACTTCAATGGCGGTCACTTCTCCGTCTTCCGTCGGTTTTTTCACAATCCATGCTTCCGCAATTTTGGTAACGTCCAGATGCAGATTGAAATCGGGATCCATCACATTGAACCATTGCTGATGCCAAAGTGTTTTTTTCACGTTTCCTGTATGAATCTGGATGATTCCTCTGTTTCCGACAAAAATCATGATCGGAAGTTCTTTTTCCGATGCATCTTCCAGTACGTTTACGACTTTTGAGCTTTCAATTTTCTTTGCAAAACCTTCCGGAGCCAGTCTCAACGCCTGCGTTCTGCTCACTCCGAATTTTCGGGTCATCATAAAGAAATCGTGGGTATCTTTCAGATTTGTCCATGCTTTCTGGAAGCCTTCTACATCAATTTCGGCATCCGGTTTTTCTTCTGCTTTCGGAGCTGCTTTTTCAAAATCGAAAGATCCGTTCTGCTCTTCTGCTTTATATTTTTCTGCCATTTCATAGAAAGCCGCTTCGTTGCTGTCTTTGGTAAGGTAAATTTTATGCAGCGCCAAACCGTCTTTTCCGAAAAACTGAAGGCTTTTTTTATCTCCTTCCACCACTGCGAAAGCTAATTTCCAGTGATTCAGGAAAATTCTTAAATCAATATCTTCTCCCACGAAAAGCTGTGCATGAGGACTGCTGAAATCGCCGTTCAGATACACTCCTTTTCTTTCGTGAACGCACTCTTCGTTGCGTGTAAGCGCCATTACTTTTCCTAACTGCTCCACTTCTGCTAAAATATTCTGAAACTCCGGCTTCAGAACCGTTACGCCTTCTCCTACGCTGGTTGCCAACAGTTCCGCTTCGCTTACTCCAAGTTCTGCTGCGGCATTTCGGATTCTCATATGCGGATTTTCAGCTTTAAGAGCTTCCCATTTTTCCTTCAGATCGTTTACTAATGTGCTCATTTATTTATTTTTTAATGGTTAAAATTGTATAATTTCTTGTGATGGTTTCTTCTCCGGTTTTGCTTTTTACTTCTTCCTGCCGTTCGGAAATTTTCATTCTTTTAAAATAACTTTTGGAAACGGTTTCCTCCATTTCATCGGTATTGTACAACGTA
Encoded proteins:
- a CDS encoding organic hydroperoxide resistance protein, whose product is MKTLYTTKVTATGGRNGHVKSENGVLDLDVKMPKALGGANDDFTNPEMLFAAGYSACFDSALNRVISLSKAKTGETTVTAEVSIGQLENGGFGLAVQLDVNIPEVSIEEAQALTEKAHQICPYSNATRNNIEVKLSVTNN
- a CDS encoding lactonase family protein, producing the protein MKKLFTLFITIVSCLQLYAQHTYVFFGSFNWEKETEGIYVYELNTQNGKLSKITSVSGISNPSFLALSPDGKYLFACTESKTKNGGSVSSFEFNPEKKTLQFISKQISGGENPVYLTVHPSGKWLVNGNYTEGSVSVYPISENGTLESFVQNIQFSEGSVNLDRQDRAHIHSTAFSPDSDYLFLPDLGADKIRAYRFNNEKDTPLQEAEIPFIKTTLGAGPRHFTFHPNGKFAYCIEEMGGAVSVYAYENGKLKSLQRIFTHPETYKEDFESSDVHLSPDGKFLYASNRGKENNIVIFSIQDDGSLKTIGYQSVKGKHPRTFNLDPSGQFLITANTATNNVTVFKRNPETGLLKKVGRKIKIRNVSNVQIRRY
- a CDS encoding peptidyl-tRNA hydrolase, producing MKMYIVVLNTVPDKLVPVITAHASLACYKNFEDNKNMIQWISGIFKKVVCVVNETEFNSFKNETDYVLLTESSLDNREVALAFCPREEYPKKFKFLKMWTPQNI
- a CDS encoding peptide deformylase, encoding MKKISLLFILFIGLMNAQKLTPSEISIINQGDKNSALPIYQTTDENQYKTLLSLSAEIDPLDKNTAVLVSRMKESLLSTDGGVGIAAPQVGINRKVIWVQRFDKKGEPLEYFINPVIVWRSELQNLGPEGDLSIPDFRDQFYRSKVIQLEYVDLKGQKYSEIVEGFTAVIFQHEIDHLFGILISDKKEKEKNDSYQKVDAFKKSDSGMR
- a CDS encoding ChaN family lipoprotein; amino-acid sequence: MKNLFTAFFLTVFCSFQAQQFKAYQFYDKKGKSIKPEKLIRQLADYDVVFFGENHNNSINHWLQLKVTEGLYAQKNGLLILGAEMFERDNQPQLNQYLNGKIDAKTLKDSARLWNNFTTDYKPLVDFAKAKKLNFIATNIPRKYASQTAKEGLESLNNLSEKEKSYIAQLPIKVTLETPGYPEMKAMMGDHADGTKVMNFISAQAIKDATMAESILKNLQSGKTFIHYNGNYHSKEFGGIYWYIKQKNPNLKMAVISVFESDNPELKVPEKDYIPTDFNLIIPSDMTKTY
- a CDS encoding hemin-degrading factor — its product is MSTLVNDLKEKWEALKAENPHMRIRNAAAELGVSEAELLATSVGEGVTVLKPEFQNILAEVEQLGKVMALTRNEECVHERKGVYLNGDFSSPHAQLFVGEDIDLRIFLNHWKLAFAVVEGDKKSLQFFGKDGLALHKIYLTKDSNEAAFYEMAEKYKAEEQNGSFDFEKAAPKAEEKPDAEIDVEGFQKAWTNLKDTHDFFMMTRKFGVSRTQALRLAPEGFAKKIESSKVVNVLEDASEKELPIMIFVGNRGIIQIHTGNVKKTLWHQQWFNVMDPDFNLHLDVTKIAEAWIVKKPTEDGEVTAIEVFNKEGDFIVQFFGKRKPGIPELQEWKDLVADLEK